The sequence CCAGAGAGGACTAAATGAATAGGGCCCGTAAACAATTTGGCCCATAAAGAGTCAGATCCaaacttaaataaacaaaatcaaccccttgtaattatatatatttttttaaaaaaatgatattagctcaatatattataaaactGGACTAATTGGAGAAATCAAGTTTCTAATTGACCTAGAATcttgttaagatttttttgtttgtttgctgaaaattaatttttttttaaaatgaattccggtaaagtaaattatttttcaatgtttagtagtgtaatgaaaaataagttgaaaaatattttttagtgtttggttatgtaatggaaaatgagttagaaaataacttattaatttttttatttttaaaaaatttattaaaataatgaggaacaaatctgacaaattaaaaagttgaatgagaatgaattgaaaaaaaatataatttcataaattatcttaaataaaataaataataatcaaaataatagagatcgaatctaaaaaataaaaaaattgaaagatgaagaaattaaaataataattattaatatttcataaattattttaaataaaataattatgatgaccaaagtttaaaaaataataataaggaaaaagcaaataacaattataaaagtaatgatcaaagttaatataaaaattaaattttaagggattaaattaaaaaaaaaacaaaatatatatagcaatcaaaagtttgaggatcaaatttgatataatcaacaaataatatgatatttctaaatttcttataacttccggaaagtattttccatccaaaataaaagcaaaatactttcttaaaaatcaagctaaatttttctttgactgaaaagtgttttttattaactaacttttctaataacaaacaaacacaagaaagtttgaaaaataatttttttaaaaccactttctaaaaaactaacacacaaattaaaaattaaatgaaagttaACTCCATCAAATCTAGATAACCTAACATATCCTGATCTACAAATAAAACCGAgctttactttaaaaaaaaatgatatcctTATCATTACCCGAATCAACCAAGCTAAAGGCCAAGTTTTATAACCTTgcaatatttctttatattttagattaagtTTCCGATATgttactgttttttattttttatttttatcaaggaggatattttcatcattttggtTAAGAATATCACATGCAAGGACAAAATGGAAAATACTCAcatttaaaccaattaaacttgCAGAGGGTATATCAGAGGCGGTCAATTTTTCCTTCCAGAAATATGCTGATGGGTTTGATCTTTATGTGCTGAGTTTACGCCGTCTTCTATTTCATTTCACAACTACAGCAacattttccttctattttcttGGGAAAGTGAATAAAAGAACTCTCGGGGTTTCAGCTTAAAGACCGTGGGACCGGATTCCAGTAAAGATTGCTTCTTCACAAAATATCAAACATTTTTAAACACAAAGTTTGGCCACAAAGCTAAACGGGGCtaaattatgatgaaaaaatCAGTTGATGAAACGACAGGAGTTTCTCGATGCTTGAAATTTAGAGCACTCACCAATTTTGACCCATAACCTCAGGAATTTACCTGTTCGTATCACTGTTAAGAATTCTTACAGatataagaaaatgaaacagaaacaaaatctaATCATGCTGAAGCTTTAACCCTGCCACTCAGGTTTTGAACTTCTAGATTTCCTTCCCACGTCCACTTCCATGAGTATGCGCAGCAACCGTGTTCACAATCACAAATGAGTTtattaagagaaaaagaaaagacagaaaTTATGGATACAAGAACTGTTTAGATGGGCAAATACGTAggggaaaatgagaaaaaaagggGGGAGAAAATCAAGTAACTAGAGCTAACTAGACAAGTATACAAGAATGTTGTGTATCTAACCTTTGATAAGGGACATATGAGGGAGAGGGACTAAGGACCTAAATTCTATGTTGATGAATTACAGATGCCCATATGCAAATACAATGCACACTGCAAGGATTCTTATCTTTGCAACTGATCTGGCGTGTGGTTGCTTGTAGTAGATGATGATGTCGTCCTACCATTTAGCACCCCATTATCTACAGGCGGACTCGTTCCCCACTTCCCTTCCGATTCGGTGGGTTCTATCACCTTAACAGATCCATCTGTCAACCCCAAGGCTAACTGGTTTGGGTCGACTGGATGCGTAGCAACAACTAGCGGGTACACAGTTTGGCTCCTGccaaaaaaacaagaggaaGAAAATCATGGGCAAGCATGGAAATCAAGAAGACATTAAATTCTAACTTCAGATTGCTTGAGAAGAAAGGCAAATGAAGagtaaaaagatattttttgagAGTTTGATATGCAGTTTCATGCAGGATTTAGGTGACTCGAAGGGGCTAGGGGGGCACGGAACACTACTAATTGAGACAGATGAAGCACTCAAGTACAAGGCATGGTAAAAAACACATACCCGTTGTATACTGAGGGGGCAATTCGGCATCTAAGCCTCAGGCTATCAGCATCAAACACTCCGATGTTACCATCACAAAATGTAGCATAAATCAATTGACTGTTGCAAGAGTATGCTGCATAAGATATGGGTGCAGAAACAGCATCTTGTGGTACCCACTGCAAAGGAAAATCAAAAGAGTCTGCATGTCACAACTGAATCAGcttaaagcaaacaaaaattaaaaaattatatcaaaacttGTACCTGACGGATACGCTCCATCTTGGAGGCATCATATATTGCCAACTGAGTCTCATGAATCACAAGCAAGCGTGTCTGATCAGAGTGGAACTGTACACGGGTGTCACCAGTAGGTGACTTTCCTGCAGGAATTTGAATAGCAACTGATTTTCTCTTCTCCCATGTATCAATGCTCCAGATACAAAGCTGCAAAAAGTAGTTATTATGTAGATTGGAATGAGTTGCAAAAGCAATTTTACACATGAATGGTCACATGGTCATCAGACATAAGGGTTTTAATAGCATGACATCTTTAGTAAGTACAGATAGGACAAGCAAAGAAATTTATCTGCCAAGACATGCTTGAACAGTaattgagtgttgattgttaatatccaaaaatcataaatttttaagtaACTACTCAGAAATCAACTTCCACGGTGCCTGGAAAATGGCCATGTTCCACCCCTAAACCTCCTTTATCCATGATATCAATGATGTGAATTGCATTTGACATCAACCCTTCCTGATTCTTACACAAACACAAAAACGAGTCCTAAGTTAAACCTATAAAAGGAAAGGCAAATTATCCATGCTTTTATCTTTGCTTCCTTCTTTATGGTGGCAGTAATCCAATCCTATTTGAGCACATAAATGGGATGTTTAGGCAAGCAGTGGTAAATAGATCAAATCAGCATCTCCACGGACACAAGTGCATGAGCagctaaaatttttaaaacccaAAATGTAGACTCTCGGGCAATGGTCAACTGCTTCACTatgatagattaaaaaaaaagctaacaaatttttttaaaaaaaaacaaacagcacTGCTCCTATTTACCTGTGCATCAGCACCTGATGATACCAAGATATTAAGATTGGTGGAAAAAGCTAAACCAGTTACTCGCTTCTGGTGACcctttaattttgatttcacCTGGAAAAACAAAGCAGGGACATTAGATATGGTTAAGAGAGTGGAATGGTCTTTCAAGGACAAAATCAGCAGACGGATTTTTAGCAAGTAATCACCTCATCCACTCTAACATTGTATATGTGGATAGTTGAATCCTCCATTCCAATGGCTATGATATTGTTATCCAGGGGATGGAATGCTAGAAAGGTTGAAGCAGGGGGAGGGGACATGAAAGTTGTCATCACCTGCAGATTAACCAATTCATTGAGAAcactaaaaattacaaagctatcTATATTTGCACTACATGCATGAGCAGACAGACCTTGAATGTCATCATGTTAAACAGTGAAACCTTCCCACCAGTGGCTGACATTACATATGAGTCATTCTTTGAGAGAGCTATGCATGGGACTGCTTCTTCAAGGTTGACACCTGAGACATCATTAGTCATAAGAAGACCACTGTTTGGTTGCCAATGCTGTGGAACAACACTGGCGGTGGCCTTTTTAAACACCAACCTGCTTCAGAAATCCATTCATTGACAGAAAAAACTAAACATGTAgatatctatatattttaacCACATATTACCTTTCCACTTGGATTTTGTTCATTGCGTGGCCACTTCCAAAGCTTCTGAATACCATTTGCTCCTAGAGCCAACATGCCAACACCAGAATTTGTATATAAAAGACGAACAACCTGGATAGAAAAATGAGAAGGTTGACACTTTATTAAACTAGAAAATCATGCAAAACAACATAAACATTAGAAGAAACTTGAAGCACCTTGCTGGAGGTATCTGTGCTCTCAGGCAAGGTAACTAATCTACACTCGCCGGGATCTACAATTTCAGCCAATTGCCATGGTTTTGTTTTATCAATTACATCATCCACAGTTCTTGGTTTTTCCATGCTTCTATTCAAAGCATCAACTCCATTCTTaaacaattcaaagaaaaaaaaattagtctcaATCATTTGTACTGCACAATTATGTTAGAAATTAACAAAACACAATATCCATGGGAGAAAAAAAGATCATACACAGGGAAAAGCCTTAAAACCAGGGCCAATTTTCTTCATGGGTGACTTTGTTCACCAAGCAAAGAAAGAATTAAGCAAACATCATGTCCAGCATGCAAGGGTACATGGTGACTTAAACAGAGCacattataaagaaataaatagatgGCCCCATCTTCACTACCATGTAATAGCTAACAACAAAAACCACAGCTAATACTGCATCTGGGTAATGCATTAAACTTGGGCCAAGCAAACAATAAACTCAAATACTTCTCCAAGCCTGAAAGTAGAACACCAGATTTTGAAGAAACCATAGATAAATCAAAACTAGAGTTAAGAACATAAAGTTCACATACAAGAATTGGAGAAGGCCTGGCAGGAGAGTTCCTTTCCACTTTACAGTTCACTGGACTGGCATTTGCGATACTAGAAGCACCAGAAACCTGACCGATGAACAAAAAAAGGTCCCGACAGATCTTAGAACATAAATGCTTTCAAAGAAACAAGTTTGCTAAAAGAAATCAATGTAACCTTGATAGCAGCAGATTCCATAGGTGATCTCAATGCTTCAAAAGATTGAGTTTCAACTGCTCTCAATGATCTGAGACCAGCAGCATTTGCAAGTATCTTGAATCCATTGTCTGCTGTGGAAACAGCGAGAAGATTCCCTTCCCTGTTGAATCTCAGGCAAGGAAGAGTCTGTTGCAATTAACATGATTAAGTAACAGTTAAAAGCAGAGGtgttccacaaaaaaaaaaaaaaaaagccaaagacAAAAATAACCTCCAACCCCCCATCTGCATCTGTGCTTGTGAGGACATTGGTATTCTCCATATCCCAAAACTTTATCTGACCATCATCACCAGCAGCCAAAAAGTGGTTTTGGGTAGTGTCAAACTGCACAACACCTGCTAATTTCTTTCTGAACCCAACAAAACTCCTCTTTATCGATCCTTCACTTTCATTCCATTCGACCAGATAAGATTCTCCGTCTTTACTTGTTCCACAAGAGAACAACCTGAAAAAAGGAAGCAGCCtgataaataattgataaaaaaaacatatagaagAAGATCAAAGAACAATGCTCAACATGGAAAATTTCATCAGACCTTACAAACATGTAGAAAATGGAATTGGAGAAAAACAGCaatcaaatttacaataaaattatcttacCTACTGCCATCAGTGCTGTAAAGCATCGTAGTACACCAACGGCCAGGAGCATCATAGTCAACTCTAGATCCCATATTGTCATATAGCCAGGCCTTTATTTTCCCATCAATAGCAGTAGAGAATATGAACTACAAGTATGCAACTATAACAGTTAGTGCCAGAGAAACAACACTTCACtagaaatattaatttggtAAAAGCAATATAACTGACACCACAGCACTTGAATCCCATTCCAAACAATAATAACCAGTTTATCAATCAGTACAGATGAGTAGATGATAGGCTGGCATCCACATGAAAAAAGGATTCTGAAAGTGGTTTGTGTGCATGCTGATAACACAACCATCTTTCCAGGGAACCAAGTCatcaataaccaaaaaaaaaaacacagatagCTTTATTTGATTCCCAAACAGCAATGAGAAAAGgaaagtcaaaagaaaaacagTTGAGCCCTCTGCTTCCATTTGAGATACCTGGATGTTCTCTTTGTGGTGTGGACAAATGTTATAAACCGGTGCCTCATGACCTTCAAAATTAAACAGCTTCCGTCCAGTTAAATCCCACACCTGTTTCACTACTTTCATTAGATAATGTTGGAacccaaatttaattaaaaacttgtatGACACATTATATATATTGCCTTTATTAGCTTGTCATCTCCACAGGTGACCACACATAGTTGTTTGTTTGGATGAGCAAAAGCTAAATCATTAACACCACCAACATGGGCATCAATCTGCAATGACAAAGGCAAGTCAATAGTATACTTACAGATTTAGTCCAACAGGCACAATCAACAAGAGATTGACTAACCTCTAAATGCTGGCGCAGATCATTTGGTCCATTATAAGCATACAAGTGAATCAAGTGTTTATTAAATGCAGCCCCTGTAACAGCAAAATCATTAAGATGCTAACAGCACACCTTAAAAGTTTATTCTAACAAGTGTCACATACCCACAAAATTTCCATCAGGACTCCATGCAACACGGGTGACAGAAATTGAGGCATCCTTGAAACCAGACGCCTGCAAGATATTACATATAAGACCCACAAATTAGTTGCTTCAAATTCCCATGAAACGCAAAAAAGCAGCAATAATGTGAAGAAAAAATACCAGTACAAGTACAGTACAAATGGATATCAGAGAGGACCTGAAATTGCAATGAACAAGCTGACATGTCCCAAATCTTGAAGGGCTTCGAAAACAACCTCTCTCGTGATACGAGTTCCCAAAGTGTAATTTCACCATTAACAGAACCAACTGTTCAAATGACACAATAAGTTAAAGAGGGGGACAGGAATGCAGTAATGTATTCCCATATGATCATTTGACAATCATCAATACACATAGAAATACCAAGAAGCAATGTGTGGTGAGAAGGGTGAAAATCCATGCTCATGACAGCTGACCCTGGATGCAAGGAAAAAGCTACTGTCCTAGGCAGGTATTCCAGAGACCAAGATGCCTGTTGTCTAGATGCTGGATATGTGACCTAAAAAGGTGAGGTCATCCAACGTTAGGAATGAAACAACAAAAGCTAAGTTAAGAACAGTAAGCATAATGACAAAACAACATTGTGAATTGTTGCATATTTGGAGCAAAATCAGCTCAAAATACCTCTTCAATAGATTGGGCAGGTCGGAAACGTTTAAATTGTTCATGATCAGGATTCTGATAATCAACGATGCCCAGGGCGGTTGGTGGTGTTCTTGGACGTTTCAAGACTGGAACTGATAGACAATCAAGCATGTTAACCAAGAGTCAACTTCTTAACCATTATTTCCCAATTCCCATGCAACCATATTTCCCAATTTACATTCTCTGGTTAACTAAAAGGAGATGGAATCAAACAGGCATTCAAAAcagaagaaataaaagaaattcatgAAACCCATCCCAACCTATCCTTCTTTCTCCagcaaaatacaagaaaataataagaaccaGGAGTAAAGGGCCATTTTGGCTCCAAAGATGTGTACTCAGTAAGCATGTGTCAATATCAAAATCAGAGAGATTTTGATGTTGTTTCAGCATATTTCTATCCCTctcttctgcttcttcttcttcttcttcttttttaagttcCTTGGCTTATCAATTATCACTCTCTTTAAAGAAACATGTATTTGCTAGAAAGCAACCTCCAACTCAATGAAATTGCAAACCTTGATTTTGTGGAATAGGAATTGATGATGCAGTAACAACAGCTGCTTGGACAGATGAAGAAGCAGAAGTATTTGCCATCCAACTGGCTAAAGCACTAGTATTAGCTGCTGCACCAGTAGCTGGAAAGGgctaatacaaaaaaaaaaaaaagtgatcaaCACCTCACAATCTAAAGCTTGTTTTGggttacaaaattaaaaatttcaagatatcaTACACCATGAGCCCCAAGAGGAGTATATGCAGCAGGCTTTGCAGAAGCAGCAGCAACTGGAAGATTGACAGGTGCAGGAGCAAGAGGACCATTCATAGGTGAACATGTGTGGTCTGTGAATAAAGTCTTAATGTCTGGGTTCGGCCTTGGATTCTTGCATAACTGGTGCTGCCAGTTCAAACTGCAATGACCAAGTAGTCACATACAACGTCAAACATTGATATGATGCAAATAATGGAAATCATAGAAGCAGTCAAACAAGAACAATatagaaaaacaacaacaatcccCTTTGGTTTCGAAGGAAATCATACATTACTGTATGCAACATGGTCAAACATCAAGTATTTCAACTGAAAACTTCACATTCCCAAGTTGATAACATATTAGTGCAAAAAATGTGGACTCTAGCTATACTAATTTAATAAACTATGTTCTATGATAAAGAAAAGCACATCTTCCACACAAAAGAATGTGAAAAATGCAGAATCACATCCAAACATAACAAACCAAGTATAGCATAAATCAGCAGTTCGTGATAAACCAAATGCTCTAATATCACATATGGTTCCTTATTCATCCAATGCTATAACAACTTTACCTCTGATTGATTAGGGTCCTCAATCGAGATGACTTCAAGGTAGGAAACGCAAGCTTATCACGAAAGAGAGGATTTGCTTCAATAAGCTTTTTTAACTCTATCAACATAATGCCACGAGCTGTTTTAGTGTCGCCATACTTGGATAGTTGCTCATTTTCCCtgtattaattaacaaattagAGTTTTCTGTGGTTCCATGATTCATGTAAGAAAACAACTCCGTGAATACAGCCCTTACAAGTACCACATGTCTTCACTAGttttagaagaaagaaaatgtagggaagaaaaaagacaataaacaaTAGTTGAAAATGAACAGGAATTAAGCCCAGCTAAGCTATCATTAACCATTTTGCCAACCAGTTGATGAATTTCAATATTCAAATCCTAGATTTTTCCAACATTAAGCAAGAAAACCAGtcaaaaaggaaattaaattttgatatcaaacctGGCTAGATAACCAAAATAGcttaatgagagaaaaaaaaatacctgaaaTTGTTAAGAGTTAAAAGCTGAGTGATTTCTTTGTACAGTTCCTCATTAAATGTCGAGAATACCTTCAAATCGCCCACTAAAATTTCAACACCTTTCGCCTTGTCTTGCCTGTAAGTaggaatcaaacaaaaacagtGAATATAACTCTTCCAAATTAGAGCCAGAAAGTTTGCCTGTAATTTAAGACGCAATTTACCGATCAAGCGCTTCAAGATACTTCTGTTTcctgatttcaaaaaatatcttcattGAGTATCTGTTATCATCAACTTTGGTAAAACCCGCTAAGTACTTTTCGACTTCATCCCATTCTCCAGCCAGCACTTTCTCCTCGAAATACTTCATGTTGAAGTAAAACCCTGATTCCTTCTCGAGCCTAAATTACACAGCATTtgcatcaattcaaaatttcccAGTCAATTAACTCGCAAATATTAAGAACCAAACTACAATCtgaaacacaaatatttcaaCTTTTACACTTTA is a genomic window of Populus alba chromosome 5, ASM523922v2, whole genome shotgun sequence containing:
- the LOC118047700 gene encoding topless-related protein 3, with protein sequence MSSLSRELVFLILQFLEEEKFKESVHKLEKESGFYFNMKYFEEKVLAGEWDEVEKYLAGFTKVDDNRYSMKIFFEIRKQKYLEALDRQDKAKGVEILVGDLKVFSTFNEELYKEITQLLTLNNFRENEQLSKYGDTKTARGIMLIELKKLIEANPLFRDKLAFPTLKSSRLRTLINQSLNWQHQLCKNPRPNPDIKTLFTDHTCSPMNGPLAPAPVNLPVAAASAKPAAYTPLGAHGPFPATGAAANTSALASWMANTSASSSVQAAVVTASSIPIPQNQVPVLKRPRTPPTALGIVDYQNPDHEQFKRFRPAQSIEEVTYPASRQQASWSLEYLPRTVAFSLHPGSAVMSMDFHPSHHTLLLVGSVNGEITLWELVSRERLFSKPFKIWDMSACSLQFQASGFKDASISVTRVAWSPDGNFVGAAFNKHLIHLYAYNGPNDLRQHLEIDAHVGGVNDLAFAHPNKQLCVVTCGDDKLIKVWDLTGRKLFNFEGHEAPVYNICPHHKENIQFIFSTAIDGKIKAWLYDNMGSRVDYDAPGRWCTTMLYSTDGSRLFSCGTSKDGESYLVEWNESEGSIKRSFVGFRKKLAGVVQFDTTQNHFLAAGDDGQIKFWDMENTNVLTSTDADGGLETLPCLRFNREGNLLAVSTADNGFKILANAAGLRSLRAVETQSFEALRSPMESAAIKVSGASSIANASPVNCKVERNSPARPSPILNGVDALNRSMEKPRTVDDVIDKTKPWQLAEIVDPGECRLVTLPESTDTSSKVVRLLYTNSGVGMLALGANGIQKLWKWPRNEQNPSGKATASVVPQHWQPNSGLLMTNDVSGVNLEEAVPCIALSKNDSYVMSATGGKVSLFNMMTFKVMTTFMSPPPASTFLAFHPLDNNIIAIGMEDSTIHIYNVRVDEVKSKLKGHQKRVTGLAFSTNLNILVSSGADAQLCIWSIDTWEKRKSVAIQIPAGKSPTGDTRVQFHSDQTRLLVIHETQLAIYDASKMERIRQWVPQDAVSAPISYAAYSCNSQLIYATFCDGNIGVFDADSLRLRCRIAPSVYNGSQTVYPLVVATHPVDPNQLALGLTDGSVKVIEPTESEGKWGTSPPVDNGVLNGRTTSSSTTSNHTPDQLQR